The genomic region GAGTCATTCCGATTTTCTGTCCAAAAATTGCTTTTTTCACGCTAACTTTCCTCCTTTATGAGCGGATTAAAATATTAATCAATCATAAAACCAATCATTATAATTTCAATTCTACATCAACACCTGTTGGAACATCCAACCTCATTAGAGCATCAACAGTTTTAGGCGTAGGATTAACTATATCAAGCAATCTTTTATGTGTTCTTATTTCAAACTGTTCTCTTGAATCTTTATACTTGTGAGGAGATCTTAATATAGTAATCTTCTCCGTCCTCGTTGGCAACGGTATTGGTCCACACACCTTAGCTCCAGTATTATTCGCTACCTCAACTATTTTTAAGACAGCATTATCAAGCATTACATGATCAAATGCTTTTAATTTTATTCTAATTTTCTGATTTAAGCTCATTTTTTTCCCTCCTTTTATGGACACATCAAAAAACAACACTACATGATTCTATCCTACAATTGTCTACATATATATGTATAACTACTTAATTATACTATAAATAAAAATACAACTCAATACTTTATTTATTACAATAACAAATATAAAGGGACTAATTAAATTATCAGTCCCTTTAAATATATAAAACTATTTATTTATTTTTGAAACAACCCCAGATCCTACTGTTCTTCCACCTTCTCTTATGGCAAACCTTAATCCCTCATCCATAGCTATCGGAGTTATCAATTCAACCTCCATATCTATATGATCTCCTGGCATAACCATCTCTTTTCCTTCTGGTAATTTTATATTACCTGTAACATCTGTCGTTCTAAAATAAAATTGTGGTCTATATCCATCAAAAAATGGCTTATGTCTACCACCCTCTTCTTTCTTAAGAACATATACTTGACCTATAAAATTTGTATGTGGATTTACTGTCCCAGGTTTAGCTAATACCTGACCTCTCTCTATATCAGACCTCTGAATCCCCCTTAACAACGCACCTATATTATCTCCTGCTTGAGCTTCATCTAATAATTTCCTAAACATTTCTATCCCAGTAATTACTGTCTTGCTCTTTTCTTCTTTCAATCCTATTATTTCTACTTCCTCTTGCACCTTCAATACACCAGTCTCTACTCTTCCAGTAGCTACTGTTCCTCTTCCTGTTATAGTAAACACATCCTCAACCGGCATTAAAAAAGGCTTATCCGTAGCTCTCTCAGGCGTAGGAATATAGCTATCTACGGCATCCATTAACTCCATTATACAAGCTGTAGCATCCGTATCAGTAGGATTCTCTAACGCCTTTAATGCTGATCCCTTTATAATAGGTGTATCATCCCCAGGAAATTTATACTCATTTAATAAATCCCTTACTTCCATCTCTACTAATTCCAATAACTCTTCATCATCAACCATATCAGCTTTATTTAAAAACACTACTATATAATCAACTCCTACTCTAGAAGCCAACAATATATGTTCTCTTGTCTGTGGCATAGGTCCATCAGCTGCAGATACAACCAATATCGCACCATCCATTTGAGCAGCTCCAGTTATCATATTCTTAACATAATCAGCATGCCCCGGACAATCAACATGTGCATAATGCCTTCCATCCGTCTCATACTCAACATGCGCTGTATTTATCGTTATACCTCTCTCTTTCTCCTCCGGAGCCTTATCTATCTCGTCATATTTAAATGCTTCAGCATATCCTTTGTTTGCTAATACTGTCGTTATAGCCGCTGTCAATGTAGTCTTACCATGATCAACATGTCCTATCGTCCCTATATTAACATGCGGTTTATTCCTCTCAAATTTAGCTTTTGACATCTCTATAAATACCTCCTATTTTTTACTAACTATCTGTTCTTGAATATTTTTTGGCACTTCATCATAATGATCAAATTCCATACTATAAGTACCCCTCCCTTGAGTTCTAGATCTCAAAACTGTAGCATATCCAAACATTTCAGA from Candidatus Arthromitus sp. SFB-mouse-Japan harbors:
- the rpsJ gene encoding 30S ribosomal protein S10; its protein translation is MSLNQKIRIKLKAFDHVMLDNAVLKIVEVANNTGAKVCGPIPLPTRTEKITILRSPHKYKDSREQFEIRTHKRLLDIVNPTPKTVDALMRLDVPTGVDVELKL
- the tuf gene encoding elongation factor Tu, encoding MSKAKFERNKPHVNIGTIGHVDHGKTTLTAAITTVLANKGYAEAFKYDEIDKAPEEKERGITINTAHVEYETDGRHYAHVDCPGHADYVKNMITGAAQMDGAILVVSAADGPMPQTREHILLASRVGVDYIVVFLNKADMVDDEELLELVEMEVRDLLNEYKFPGDDTPIIKGSALKALENPTDTDATACIMELMDAVDSYIPTPERATDKPFLMPVEDVFTITGRGTVATGRVETGVLKVQEEVEIIGLKEEKSKTVITGIEMFRKLLDEAQAGDNIGALLRGIQRSDIERGQVLAKPGTVNPHTNFIGQVYVLKKEEGGRHKPFFDGYRPQFYFRTTDVTGNIKLPEGKEMVMPGDHIDMEVELITPIAMDEGLRFAIREGGRTVGSGVVSKINK